A stretch of Leisingera caerulea DSM 24564 DNA encodes these proteins:
- a CDS encoding HlyD family type I secretion periplasmic adaptor subunit has protein sequence MSLVEHDSRSPAETGRVPAKGGFRDLMPAGSSMDVPLPGRPPTRVRQLVLWMVVCGFGLFGGLVFWATKAELTSAVVAPGAFNVAGDRLAVQHLEGGILRELNITEGSRVAKGQVIARLDGRRIQAQLAILNGQRASLLAQQARLDAELKGTDSLQPGAELQQLIARMPELAQLVAVQRDLLSSNRALYQGQMDIIQGRITQLNDQLKGRDARIRATEEQLALVQAELADLAGLFEKGLVPKTRISQRQMQQSGLLGTLGAMESDRGNVLEQIGEMKERRLQAGRDRAARIAAESQDVQEQLLDLHQRLDATWDVAERQTIRAPRDGRVVGLSINTLGQVVDPGQTILELMPEDAGLLVETQVAVADIDEVSEGSLARVQLTAYSFRSTPPVTGEVVMVAAGSSIDQLTGQPYYPVHIRIKEADLAALPNVKALPGMPAQAMIETGRQTLADYLISPVLSSMSQALKEGSG, from the coding sequence AGCAGCATGGATGTGCCGCTGCCCGGACGGCCGCCGACCCGGGTGCGCCAGCTGGTGCTGTGGATGGTGGTCTGCGGCTTCGGCCTGTTCGGCGGGCTGGTGTTCTGGGCCACCAAGGCCGAGCTGACCAGCGCAGTGGTGGCGCCGGGCGCCTTCAACGTGGCCGGCGACCGGCTGGCGGTGCAGCATCTGGAGGGCGGCATCCTGCGCGAGCTGAACATCACCGAGGGCAGCCGGGTCGCCAAGGGCCAGGTGATCGCCCGGCTCGACGGCCGCCGCATCCAGGCGCAGCTGGCGATCCTGAACGGCCAGCGGGCCAGCCTGCTGGCGCAGCAGGCGCGGCTGGACGCGGAGCTGAAGGGAACGGACAGCCTGCAGCCCGGCGCCGAGCTGCAGCAGCTCATCGCCCGGATGCCGGAACTGGCGCAGCTGGTGGCGGTGCAGCGCGACCTGCTCAGCTCCAACCGGGCGCTGTACCAGGGCCAGATGGACATCATCCAGGGCCGCATCACCCAGCTCAACGACCAGCTCAAGGGCCGCGATGCCCGCATCCGGGCCACCGAGGAGCAGCTGGCGCTGGTGCAGGCGGAGCTGGCGGACCTGGCCGGGCTGTTTGAAAAAGGCCTGGTGCCGAAGACCCGCATCAGCCAGCGGCAGATGCAGCAGAGCGGCCTGCTGGGCACCCTTGGCGCGATGGAAAGCGACCGCGGCAACGTGCTGGAGCAGATCGGCGAGATGAAAGAGCGGCGGCTGCAGGCCGGCCGCGACCGGGCGGCGCGGATCGCCGCCGAAAGCCAGGACGTGCAGGAGCAGCTGCTGGATCTGCACCAGCGCCTGGACGCCACGTGGGACGTGGCCGAACGCCAGACCATCCGCGCGCCGCGCGACGGCCGGGTGGTCGGGCTCAGCATCAACACCCTGGGCCAGGTGGTGGATCCCGGCCAGACCATCCTGGAGCTGATGCCCGAGGATGCGGGCCTGCTGGTGGAAACCCAGGTGGCGGTGGCCGATATCGACGAGGTCTCCGAGGGCAGCCTGGCGCGGGTGCAATTGACCGCCTACAGCTTCCGCTCCACCCCGCCGGTCACCGGCGAGGTGGTGATGGTGGCGGCGGGCAGCAGCATCGACCAGCTGACCGGCCAGCCCTATTACCCGGTGCATATCCGTATCAAGGAGGCCGATCTGGCCGCCCTGCCCAATGTGAAGGCCCTGCCCGGCATGCCGGCCCAGGCGATGATCGAAACCGGCCGCCAGACGCTGGCCGACTACCTGATCAGCCCGGTGCTCTCCAGCATGTCGCAGGCCTTGAAGGAAGGCAGCGGCTGA
- a CDS encoding replication initiator protein A has product MAAELTAGAIPPEGQGDFFLCDIFGAIPKNDLASMEHPLFSLGTRPDRRILNYQHNGAEITVTPSVKGLATIHDKDILIFCISQLMAALNAGRQVSRTLHLKAHDLLVACNRETSGDAYRRLREAFERLAGTRITTNIVTGGQEVTTGFGLIEKWEIVRKARGGKMVSVAVTLSDWLYRAVLSKSVLTLSRDYFRLRKPLERRIYELARKHCGRQNSWQVSVETLLKKSGSASPRRVFRKMIRDMIEAQPLPDYALEELEGDVIRFSQKAAVTEAVLNAPSLKPATLEEARALIPGADAYALEAEWRAMWVRTGSPRLRMPDAAFLGWVRKRAAE; this is encoded by the coding sequence ATGGCAGCAGAGCTGACGGCGGGAGCGATTCCGCCAGAAGGGCAGGGGGATTTCTTTCTCTGCGATATCTTCGGGGCGATCCCCAAAAACGACCTGGCGTCGATGGAGCACCCGCTGTTCTCGTTGGGCACAAGGCCGGACCGGCGGATCCTCAATTACCAGCACAACGGCGCCGAGATCACCGTGACGCCCTCGGTCAAGGGGCTGGCGACGATCCACGACAAGGACATCCTGATCTTCTGCATCAGCCAGCTGATGGCGGCGCTGAATGCCGGCCGCCAGGTGAGCCGCACCCTGCACCTGAAGGCGCATGACCTGCTGGTTGCCTGCAACCGCGAAACCTCCGGCGATGCCTACCGGCGTCTGCGCGAGGCGTTCGAGCGGCTGGCGGGCACCCGCATCACCACCAATATCGTGACCGGCGGCCAGGAGGTCACCACCGGCTTCGGCCTGATCGAGAAATGGGAAATCGTCCGCAAGGCCCGCGGCGGCAAGATGGTCAGCGTGGCGGTGACGCTCAGCGACTGGCTGTACCGGGCGGTGCTGTCGAAATCGGTGCTGACGCTTTCCCGCGATTACTTCCGCCTGCGCAAACCGCTGGAGCGGCGGATCTATGAGCTGGCGCGCAAGCATTGCGGGCGGCAGAACAGCTGGCAGGTCTCGGTCGAAACCCTGCTGAAGAAATCCGGCTCCGCCTCGCCGCGGCGGGTGTTCCGCAAGATGATCCGCGACATGATTGAGGCGCAGCCCTTGCCCGACTACGCGCTGGAGGAGCTGGAGGGCGATGTGATCCGGTTCTCCCAGAAGGCCGCCGTCACCGAGGCGGTGCTGAACGCGCCCAGCCTGAAGCCCGCAACGCTGGAGGAGGCCCGCGCCCTGATCCCCGGCGCCGACGCCTATGCGCTGGAGGCGGAGTGGCGCGCCATGTGGGTGCGTACCGGCAGCCCGCGCCTCAGGATGCCCGATGCGGCCTTCCTCGGTTGGGTCAGGAAACGCGCCGCGGAATAG